The Paraburkholderia bonniea genome includes a window with the following:
- a CDS encoding enoyl-CoA hydratase/isomerase family protein, which yields MSYETLNLSMAGTQATVTLKRPEVRNAFNEIMLAELTTVFAALSEHETVRVVVLAAEGKAFCAGADLNWMQRMAGFSAAENRADAACLAAMLSTIYRCRKPVIARVSGDVYAGGVGLVAACDIVVALDNARFCLSEARLGLIPATIAPYVIRALGEQASRRYFLSAEVFDCATAWRLGLVSEIAADVTQLDACVQQLSDTLSANGPAAVRACKQLVQDIAGQPLDDALMADTVERIAQVRSSAEGREGVASFLGKRVPRWRV from the coding sequence ATGTCATACGAGACGCTCAACCTGAGCATGGCGGGAACCCAGGCGACGGTGACGCTGAAGCGTCCCGAGGTGCGCAATGCCTTTAACGAAATCATGCTCGCCGAACTCACCACGGTGTTTGCCGCGCTGAGTGAGCACGAGACGGTGCGCGTGGTGGTGCTAGCCGCTGAAGGCAAAGCGTTTTGCGCGGGGGCAGACCTGAACTGGATGCAGCGCATGGCCGGATTTTCCGCCGCCGAAAATCGTGCCGATGCCGCATGCCTGGCCGCGATGCTGAGCACGATTTATCGCTGCCGCAAGCCAGTCATTGCTCGCGTAAGCGGCGATGTGTATGCCGGTGGCGTTGGCCTGGTGGCGGCCTGCGATATCGTCGTCGCGCTTGATAACGCGCGCTTTTGCCTGTCGGAAGCGCGTCTCGGGCTGATCCCCGCGACCATTGCGCCCTATGTGATTCGCGCGCTGGGTGAGCAGGCTTCGCGCCGTTACTTTCTGAGCGCCGAAGTCTTTGATTGCGCGACGGCCTGGCGTCTGGGCCTCGTCAGCGAAATCGCGGCCGATGTGACGCAGCTCGATGCCTGTGTCCAGCAACTCAGCGACACGCTCAGTGCCAACGGCCCCGCTGCGGTGAGGGCCTGCAAGCAACTGGTGCAAGACATCGCAGGCCAGCCGCTAGATGACGCGCTGATGGCCGACACCGTCGAGCGCATTGCGCAGGTGCGCTCAAGTGCTGAAGGGCGTGAGGGCGTGGCGTCCTTTCTCGGCAAACGCGTGCCGCGCTGGCGCGTTTGA
- a CDS encoding isovaleryl-CoA dehydrogenase, producing MTRLPGLQFPLGEEIEMLRDSVASFAAKEIAPRASEIDRTDQFPMDLWRKFGELGVLGMTVGEEYGGANMGYTAHMVAMEEISRASASVGLSYGAHSNLCVNQIQRNGSAAQKQRYLPKLVSGEHIGALAMSEPNAGSDVVGMKLRAERKGDHYMLNGTKMWITNGPDCDTLVVYAKTDVAAGARGMSAFIVEKGMKGFSVAQKLDKLGMRGSHTGELVFENVEVPVENLLGELNGGVKVLMSGLDYERAVLAGGPAGIMVAVMDAVVPYIHERQQFGQAIGEFQLIQGKVADLYTTLQASRAYLYAVGRQLDTLGAEHVRHMRKDCAGVILYTAEKATWMAGEAIQILGGNGYINDYPVGRLWRDAKLYEIGAGTSEIRRMLIGRELFSETC from the coding sequence ATGACCCGTCTGCCCGGCTTGCAATTCCCGCTCGGTGAAGAGATCGAGATGCTGCGCGATAGCGTCGCCAGCTTTGCCGCTAAAGAAATCGCCCCACGGGCCAGCGAGATCGACCGCACCGACCAGTTTCCGATGGACCTATGGCGCAAGTTCGGCGAACTTGGTGTGCTCGGTATGACGGTGGGTGAAGAGTACGGCGGAGCCAACATGGGTTACACCGCGCACATGGTGGCGATGGAAGAGATCTCTCGCGCTTCGGCATCAGTTGGCTTGTCGTATGGCGCGCATTCCAACCTGTGCGTGAACCAGATCCAGCGTAATGGCAGCGCTGCGCAAAAGCAGCGCTATCTCCCCAAGCTAGTGTCCGGCGAGCATATCGGCGCGCTGGCGATGAGCGAGCCGAACGCCGGGTCGGATGTGGTCGGCATGAAGCTGCGCGCGGAGCGCAAGGGCGATCACTACATGCTGAACGGCACCAAAATGTGGATCACTAACGGTCCTGATTGCGACACCCTGGTGGTCTACGCCAAAACCGATGTGGCGGCAGGTGCGCGAGGCATGAGCGCGTTCATCGTCGAAAAAGGCATGAAGGGTTTTTCGGTGGCGCAAAAGCTCGACAAGCTCGGTATGCGAGGCTCACATACCGGCGAGCTGGTGTTCGAGAACGTCGAAGTGCCGGTTGAGAATCTGCTTGGTGAACTCAACGGTGGCGTCAAGGTGCTGATGAGTGGTCTGGACTACGAGCGCGCGGTGCTCGCCGGTGGTCCAGCGGGGATCATGGTGGCCGTGATGGATGCCGTGGTGCCCTACATTCATGAACGCCAGCAGTTTGGCCAGGCGATTGGTGAGTTTCAACTGATCCAGGGCAAGGTGGCCGATCTGTACACCACGTTGCAGGCAAGCCGCGCGTACCTGTACGCAGTAGGGCGGCAACTCGACACCTTGGGCGCGGAGCATGTGCGGCACATGCGTAAAGACTGCGCGGGCGTGATTCTCTACACCGCCGAAAAAGCCACGTGGATGGCCGGCGAAGCGATCCAGATTCTGGGCGGCAATGGCTACATCAATGACTATCCCGTGGGGCGTTTATGGCGTGATGCCAAGCTCTACGAGATTGGCGCGGGCACGAGCGAGATTCGCCGCATGCTGATTGGCCGCGAACTCTTTTCTGAAACCTGCTGA
- a CDS encoding carboxyl transferase domain-containing protein: MPVIESKLNSRADEFRANAAALEALVADLREKTARLAIGGSQAARDKHVARGKLLPRERVAQLLDPGTPFLELSPLAAYGMYNDEAPGAGLICGIGRIAGQTCVVVCNDATVKGGTYYPLSVKKHVRAQEIAAENRLPCIYLVDSGGANLPNQDEVFPDRDHFGRIFYNQANLSAAGIAQIAVVMGSCTAGGAYVPAMSDESIIVRDQGTIFLGGPPLVKAATGEEVSAEDLGGGDVHTRLSGVVDHLAQNDAHALVLARDIVARLNRPLADAWQRQPPKPPRYAPETLYGVIPADTRKPFDIREVIARIVDDSAFDEFKARYGTTLVTGFAHVWGHPVGIVANNGILFSESALKGTHFIELCCQRKIPLIFLQNITGFMVGRKYENEGIARNGAKMVTAVATAKVPKFTVIIGGSFGAGNYGMCGRAYSPRFLWMWPNARISVMGGEQAASVLATVKRDGVEAKGGTWSAEQEAAFKQPVLEQYEHQGHPYYASARLWDDGVIDPAQTRDVLGLGLSAALHAPVEDTRFGVFRM; this comes from the coding sequence ATGCCGGTGATCGAAAGCAAACTGAACTCGCGTGCAGATGAATTCCGCGCCAACGCCGCTGCGCTCGAAGCGCTGGTCGCTGACTTACGCGAGAAAACCGCGCGGCTCGCTATTGGCGGCTCGCAGGCGGCACGTGACAAACACGTCGCGCGTGGCAAGCTGCTGCCGCGTGAACGGGTCGCGCAACTGCTCGATCCCGGCACGCCATTTCTGGAGCTGTCACCACTCGCGGCTTACGGCATGTACAACGACGAAGCGCCTGGTGCGGGGCTGATCTGCGGCATCGGCCGCATCGCGGGCCAAACCTGTGTGGTGGTGTGCAATGACGCGACCGTCAAAGGCGGCACCTACTATCCGCTAAGCGTGAAAAAACACGTGCGCGCCCAGGAGATCGCCGCCGAAAATCGTTTGCCCTGCATCTATCTGGTGGATTCAGGCGGTGCCAACCTGCCGAACCAGGACGAAGTGTTTCCCGACCGCGATCACTTCGGCCGGATTTTCTATAACCAGGCCAATCTGTCCGCTGCGGGGATTGCGCAGATTGCAGTGGTGATGGGCTCTTGCACTGCCGGTGGCGCGTACGTTCCGGCGATGAGCGATGAATCCATCATCGTGCGCGATCAGGGCACGATTTTTCTCGGTGGCCCGCCACTGGTTAAAGCCGCCACTGGCGAAGAGGTCAGCGCGGAAGACCTCGGCGGTGGCGATGTGCATACGCGTCTGTCCGGTGTGGTCGATCATCTGGCGCAAAACGATGCGCATGCGCTGGTGCTGGCACGCGATATCGTGGCTCGCCTCAATCGCCCGCTGGCCGATGCCTGGCAGCGGCAGCCGCCGAAGCCGCCGCGTTACGCGCCGGAAACCCTGTACGGCGTGATTCCGGCTGATACCCGCAAGCCGTTCGATATCCGTGAAGTGATTGCCCGGATCGTCGATGACTCCGCCTTTGATGAATTCAAGGCGCGTTACGGCACGACGCTCGTCACGGGTTTTGCGCATGTGTGGGGTCATCCGGTGGGCATCGTGGCCAATAACGGCATTCTTTTTTCCGAGTCCGCGCTGAAGGGCACGCACTTTATCGAACTGTGCTGCCAGCGCAAGATTCCGCTGATTTTTCTGCAGAACATCACCGGCTTCATGGTCGGGCGCAAGTACGAAAACGAGGGCATCGCGCGCAACGGCGCGAAGATGGTGACGGCCGTGGCCACGGCGAAAGTGCCGAAGTTCACGGTCATCATCGGCGGCTCGTTTGGCGCGGGGAACTACGGCATGTGCGGCCGGGCGTACTCGCCGCGTTTTCTGTGGATGTGGCCCAACGCGCGGATCTCGGTGATGGGCGGTGAACAGGCCGCATCGGTGCTGGCGACGGTCAAACGCGATGGCGTCGAAGCGAAAGGCGGCACGTGGAGCGCGGAGCAGGAAGCAGCGTTCAAACAGCCGGTGCTGGAGCAATACGAGCACCAGGGGCACCCGTATTACGCCAGTGCACGGCTGTGGGACGACGGCGTGATTGATCCGGCGCAAACCCGCGATGTGCTGGGGCTTGGCTTGTCGGCCGCGTTGCATGCGCCGGTGGAAGACACGCGTTTCGGCGTATTCAGAATGTGA
- a CDS encoding TetR/AcrR family transcriptional regulator, producing MEETRPAPSQARWQPVGRKSQQRVQEILQAGREVFSEKGYERATTAEIAQRVGIAEATVFSYFRGKRELCARVIHDWYDEIIAAIEAGLPSDGSVRQQFAFIVQTHLRLMLVHGAGLCALVLSEGRAQHHALSETLTELQRRYTAPLMAVLARGQDNGQIRRDIPLRLLRSMVFGPMEHVLWDATLTQRRTGMDLEATAAQLTEVLWQALQPPDARVAALQQLHHDVADALRRAEAGSTAPVKSS from the coding sequence ATGGAAGAAACCCGGCCCGCCCCCTCCCAGGCTCGCTGGCAACCCGTTGGCCGCAAATCGCAGCAGCGCGTCCAGGAGATTCTTCAAGCCGGACGCGAGGTATTCAGCGAGAAAGGTTACGAGCGCGCCACCACGGCAGAAATCGCACAGCGCGTCGGCATTGCAGAAGCCACGGTGTTCAGCTACTTTCGCGGCAAGCGCGAGTTATGCGCGCGCGTGATTCACGACTGGTACGACGAGATCATCGCGGCAATTGAGGCAGGCCTGCCATCTGATGGCAGCGTGCGGCAGCAGTTCGCTTTCATCGTGCAAACGCATTTGCGGCTGATGCTGGTGCATGGCGCAGGTTTGTGCGCACTGGTGCTATCCGAGGGACGTGCGCAACATCACGCACTGAGTGAAACCCTGACCGAGCTGCAGCGACGCTATACCGCGCCCTTGATGGCGGTGCTGGCGCGCGGTCAGGACAACGGCCAGATCCGGCGCGATATCCCATTACGGCTGCTGCGTTCAATGGTGTTCGGGCCGATGGAGCATGTGCTGTGGGATGCGACGTTGACGCAGCGGCGTACCGGGATGGATCTTGAAGCGACCGCGGCGCAGTTGACCGAAGTGCTCTGGCAAGCGCTGCAACCGCCCGATGCACGGGTTGCAGCGCTGCAGCAGTTGCATCATGACGTGGCGGATGCGTTGCGGCGGGCTGAGGCGGGCTCGACGGCTCCGGTTAAGAGTAGCTGA